tttaatgtgtttaaattaagtgactttatgttacttaataattatagtggaccaagatgggtgaaagagcccacacgcgcgcgccgccgcccgcccgcccgagcccgagcacGTGCCCGTGGTCGCGGCCGCGGCCGCGGTCCCGGTCCCagtcccgatctcgatctcgatcttggatcttggatcttggtgCTTGGTacttgggcttggtgcttgggcttgtccctagcccaaacttaatctttttagaccaccacagagtcagcaatccaagtggcttgacacgtcgtcaagcgtggcacagtcagagctgccacgtgagaagggcttggtgcttgggcttTTCCCTAGCCCAAAcataatctttttagaccaccacagagtcagcaatccaagtggcttgacacgtcgtcaagcgtggcacagtcaaagctgccacgtgagaaaagcacacgctccgcacgcgaaaggcacactcctgccacacgctcgtaaccgtcggcggttacgaatctgccatgatgagccttcatggcttggttgaccctgcatgatggcttggcctataaataggctagccattccactgcattagacacacattacacaagcataagctctctccctctctctgcattgtctttctgtcgaagctctgccctctcctccatccagttcgccggagctctgttgattgcggtgctgcatcaccagagacgtagccgttttacctttagGGACTACActccaaaccgagagcactaccggagcgtatctcgtcttgcgggatgaggcctcctcgactcggctaaacttattcacggttactgtttcaatttcagttgtaatttttagttcagtttctccttttgtattccttcttttgggtttgtATTACGCACGGctttttatctcttgtaatcccagaaaccaacacccTCTTCATTGGTCTCCGGTGCAGCCCCTGAGAAGAAGAGGTTTTTCAGCGCGTCGCTCTTTAATTACGCCCCTCCGATCCATTTCAAGTTTGTCAATCAGCCACTAGAAGTGGGGGGTCGTAGAGAGAGAGGCAAATAGGCGATGAGGATGAGGGAATGAAATATTTGTTGTATTCATTTTTGTTTATAAACTTTCCCAAATGTAAGTATTCTTCTAGATACATTCCGTTCTGCCTAACATATCGAAAAAGGATTGTAATGGTGATCAGGTGACGCAGAGATTTCAAGGTAATATGTGGATAATGATGTTGTTAGGAAAAGAGTTCTCCTAACGCAGAAAATCCgagtcgaacgtcgcgggaacGATTGCTCGTCGATCACTCTGACTTCAAGATTAGGGTTTGTTGCGTTTTTAGCCAGAAAAGAAAACTTgcgagaaaatattttatttcttgggtggggaaataaaatacacacgtaTTTATATCCATGGACCCCAGGATTATTTCGACCTacgatccgggaaagaatcaacaaagaaaatcCAGAAAGGAGCTTGTCACCCCAGCGATCAGGAGGACGAGTCTGCCTTTGCGAGCTTCCCCTCGTCGCCGCTTGCTGCTGTGGCTGGTTTCCGTGATCGACGGTGTCGAAGTCTTCCTTCACTTCCAGCGACGTCTCTGCCTCTCTTGGTCTCACTGGAGATTGTGCCGTAACAGATGTAATGGTTTAGCCCCTATTGTAGTCGACTATGGTCGGGGGCGGATCTACTAGGAGGGgataagggcatccacaatatGAATAACCCaacaatagcccagtcatagcctagccacaaactcctcctgccacatcatcagcactaaaaatcctcatgTCACATCATCAAGGCAAGCAAATAGCACAGCCATAGCCTaaccacatcactcaaaattatataaaacaaataattaacaatcacacaacatgcgaaattaaatttacgacacaaatacgataaaatttaataatactattaaaattttaaaagtacaataattaaaataaattacattagttttaaaaaaaattacattaattaaaaacaaattaaaaaccTCCGCCTCACACCTCgtctccgtcgccaccatcgccgccgcctctgttgccaccgtcgccgccgcctctgttgccaccgtcgccgccgcctccgttgccaccgtcgccgtcgccgccggTACCACCCCGTGCCGCGTTGGCAAtcaaatcgtcacgcatgctcacgagcaatgtgtgaagaaaactcttctcctcagGGTCCTCTGCCGCCTTCCAATCGGCGAgagtcttgaccatctgagcgcgcgtttgttgacgcgcgaagaatttaagatcctctgtcgactggccaaggggggatgttGACTGGACCTTATGGGACCCCCCTGACGCCCCCCGACttcgttgcgcccgcctttgaccaatcaggcgagttcggcgagcgaacgatggaggggacggtAGCTCCTGAGCACCCTCGGGGAGGTCATGGGAATTGCCGCTGCTGACgatgtaatcaccggtatagttcactTGTTGCTTCTTCGGACAACCAACGTCGACACCTGaccggaacttctcggagtcgttcagcacctcatagatgttccagtaggtgaactccttataaaacCCGACCTGGGGTAAGGCTTTTTCCACTATCTTCATGCAGTCatcttccggcactcctccccggtgcgcggCCTCCcgtccgggcaaaatgccttgcagactgctgctattttggcccacaagttgacgatcctctgattgttcgaagtgaggggatcatcgtagacactcacccacgccttggacagcgcgacgttctccgcgtccgtccacttcctccgtaccGGACCcacctcctcacccggctgcgacgactcgccgaccctcttccccttgcctttcttctttaGGGGGCCCTGACCCCACCCTACTCcacccgtttgaacgggagtttctggaaccccgataaaatcaaaccccaactcttctaaagagaaagtctcaaattgcgtgaactgcgcctccgttggggtcgatgtgtgcgaagaagcagtcgaaaaataaaaatggggcgatagacgttcccTCCGGCGTCCTCTgcatcgccggtaccccccttctgcatcatctgcatcccgggtgcccaccccggcatcatctgcatcccgggtgcccaccccggcatcgccGGAACCCCCACGGCGTACtccccccggctgccatcccgggcatcatatgctgccacgggtacatgttgtagtacccgggcatcggaccccatccaccccCACGgctaccgggggagtttgagacacgctcgtcactggagtaccttcgttgttgttctccatttcgcgttgttgatcttgtacagaaattaagatagagagagtactcgttaaaacaagtggtacgaatgaaaatgacgtgcaaatcgcgtatatataatgtttcgaaaataaaaaaaaaatattcgctggccgatcgctcgccgatcccGGGCCTGCAATGGCTGCGAGCGGACAAGCGAGCGCATCGGCAAGCtctcgccgattttttcgccgtTTTGCcactcgccggctgcaatggttcggcgagcaaaccggcgagcgccgcggatcggctagccggtctgctcaccgccattgtggatgctccaAGGGTCATTTGCCCCTCAAtatattttatcaatatattTCATGTAGTATTATttcatggagtaattttttttatttcctttgtaaATGTTCCACCTCatacttttaaaatttcttcTTAGATATATTTTTGCTTCCGTCGAATTGAAATCTTGGCTCCGCCTATGACTATGGTGTTTCCTCAATTTTAATTTCTGTAGAAGCTGAGGGAGGGTTGACGGCTTGGGTCGGGGCTGAAGGAGTTGTGTGTTGGAGAAGGAGATGGTGTGGTGCAGtggtgtgtttttttattaaaaacaattttagtTTAGTTATCAATTTTTTCACTTTAATCGTGTTTTCGGTTAATAATCAGTATTACCTgcctattttatttaatcagTATTACCTGCCCACTTTATTTaattaagagcatccccatTTTATTTAATCAATATTACCTGCCCACTTTATTTAATTAAGATCATCCTCATTTTATTTAATCAGTATTACCTGCCCACTTTATTTaattaagagcatccccatTTTATTTAATCAGTATTACCTGCCCACTTTATTTAGTTAACAACATCCTCATTTTATTTAATCAGTATTACCTGCCCACTTTATTTAATAAGTATTACCTGCCCACTTTATTTAAGTAAGAGCATCCCCATTTTATTTAATCAGTATTACCTGCCCACTTTATGTAATTAAGAGCATCCCCGTTCATGCTCTTGTCAAAGACTATgaatgtgggcccggacccacatttattaatattttactctctgctccatgctcttccgcaaggagaTGCTCAacggtctcaccattctattattcaatttaaataaaaacatttccacaatattaaaatacattaaaaatatccaaaatactaatactacttactaaaaaattaaaaattaattaaaagcctaaaaattaaaaatttcataattaaagtctaaaaaaattacataatttaaaattaaaatccacaTCAAAATTTTATACTTCCATTATAGTttcaaattcacatcaaaattttATAACTCTATGTACATATATGTGGTAGTACAATTTTACTAGTAGATTTAAGTactatcattttttaattttgcatCTCGTGAATTTGAAGTATCACTCTGGACATGGATATCATTCTTCTCTCGTTTCAATCTCAGTAGTGTTTACTCCACAATGCATCTTTATAATTCTAATAATCCTGGTTATTCTAATTTCAAATATATGTACTCCtacaactttttttttgtcaagaataatactccatccgtctcataaaaatataaataacggATATAGTacgggaattaagacaaaattggtaaagtaagagagatgaggagaatggtagttaaagtagagttagtggataatgagatCTACATTATTTAAtgatataactttctaaaaatgaaatacatgtattttttatgaaaaggGCGAAAATGAAAATCGcacatattcttatgggacggagggggaGTAATTCGAGTACGTTGAATGTTCAACTGGACAATTATGAATGTATGATAAAATAACCATATAATTACCGCTTATCTTGACTAAACACACCCATAATTCATGATAAAATAACCATATAATCACCGCCTTATCTCGACTAAACACACCCATAATCCATGATAAAATAACCATATAATTACCGTCTTATCTTGACTAAACACACCCATGATTCATGATAAAATAACCATATAATCACCGCCTTATGTTGACTAAACACACCCATAATTCATGATAAAATAACCATATAATCACCGCATTATCTCGACTAAACACACCCAAAATTCATGATAAAATAACCATATAATTACCGTCTTATCTCGACTAAACACACCCATGATTCATGATAAAATAACCATATAATCACCGCCTTATGTTGACTAAACACACCCATAATTCATGATAAAATAACCATATAATCACCGTTGACTAAACACACCCACAACAATAATCATAGTAAATTCAAATTCTATCCCCATAGCCATAGGTATCAATTTCCAATCAAATATGGCGAGCTCAATCTACAACACCAGGGAAACTGAAGTAAAAGCCTTCGATGAAACCAAAACCGGCGTTAAAGGTTTAATCGATAGCGGCATAACACAAGTTCCTAGAATCTTCATCAACCCCCAAATTGATCCAAACCAGGCTCTGATCAGCTCAGTCAACGCGCAATTGGAGTTCCCATTGCTCGACCTAGAAGGCGTCGGCGATGATCCGATCAAGCGCAAGGCCGTCGTCGACGCCGTTCTCGAAGCTTCCGAGACTTGGGGATTCTTCCAAGTGATCAACCACGGGATTCCGGAGGCCGTATTGGAGGATATGATCGATGGAGTGCGCCGTTTCTTCGGTCAAGATGATGAAGAGAGGAAGAAGTGGTATACTAGGGATTTGAAAAAATCAAGGGTTGCTTACAACAGCAATTTTGATTTGTATACCGCGCCGTCGGCTAATTGGAGAGACACTGTTTTCTGTAAAATGGCTCCGAATCTTCCTCAACCCGACCAATTGCCCGCGGTTTGCAGGTAACATTTTCTATAATTAGtttaattaatatgaaatttAGTATTGTTTTCTAGCCTATGAATTCAAATCTAAActtttgatgtgaatttgaaACTATAGTAGTAGTATGAGATTTAATGAATTGGAAATTCGTATACTCTGTATTGTGTTTTCTATGAATATGTTATAAGGATTAGTTGGGAATTAGAAGAGAGTCTTATGGTAGAGACAGTGGATTTTTGCAGTGATATAATGATTGAATACACAAAACAAGTTTTGAAGCTTGGAAGAAGTCTGTTTCAACTATTATCCGAGGCACTCGGTCTCAAGGCCGATCACCTCGTGGACATGAAATGCGCGGATGGGGTGGCTATGTTGATGCATTACTACCCTGAATGCCCTCAGCCGGAGCTAACTCTAGGCGCGAGCAAGCACGCTGACAGCGACTTCCTAACGGTGCTGCTGACCGACCAAGTACGAGGCCTGCAAGTCCTGTACCAGAACCAGTGGGTTGATGTGCCCCTTGTGGCAGGAGCTCTGGTGGTAAATATTGGTGATCTTCTTCAGGTAGACAATTAAATTAACCATACTTTCTTCTCCACAATGTTATatggaaataattaattttgtgttGGTGTGCAGCTTGTAACAAATGACAGGTTTGTTAGTGCTGAGCACAGAGTGTTAGTGAATAGCTCGTGCCCGAGGGTTTCAGTCGCGTGTTTCTTCAGAGACAATAGTATTAGGTCAACGGAGCTCTACAGGCCGATTGAAGAGCTCGTATCGGAAGATAACCCGGCGAGGTATATGGCAACTACTTTGGCAGAGTATATCACCCACGTACACTCCAAGGGGCTGGATGGAACTTCTGCTTTGTCACATTTTCGAGTTTGAACTTGATTATTCACTTCATCTTTATTGGGTTGGAGAAGGTGGAAATGTGGTGAAAATGAGGTAGAGTTGATGTTAATCTATGGTGTGGATAGGCTTGCTTGCTTGCTTGGACAAAATATCTGATTACCACAAAAAGCAGAAAATCTTGGGTGAGGTTGTAATAGTTGGTTCAAAACCATGTTTTGGAATGTTTGTAattttaaatatgtatatacatGTAATTTATTGGTATTCGAATAGGGATACTGGTCtgtaaaatcatgaactttgtctaaaatttggtatttcccatgaactttgatattggtctataatatcacaaactttgcattttgtttcgTATTTCCTAAACTCACCCAAATAAGATAATTTCATCAAATCTTACTTTACGTAGGCAACCTTGatatattttatgatattttaaaccactttttaagttcataacatgTAGGATAAAAAGTCTCGTTGAAAAGCACGTTGATTTGTATGATAAAAAAGCctcgtaagttagtcaaatatacTAATAGACCTgccgtgggaaataccaaacaaagtgcaaagtttaaaatattatataccaattttaaagttcgtgggaaacaCCAAGTTTTAGGCAAAGTTTATAGTTTTAGGGACCAATTTCCCATTCGAATATATGTGTTGTCGCTGAACATGGACATGATTCCGTTGATTGTGGCTCTTACtcttagatttatattttgttgtCCGAGCTACCTTTTCAGGATTAATTTGTCCAGTGAAATTGAACCTTCAATCCTGAATGGTTTAGAATTCAATGGAATGTTTCAGCTGTCAGGATCATAGAAAGGACAAATTAGCTAGTAAACTTTTCGTATCTTGAACAAATTTTTAGAACCAGGATAGCAACCTGTATTCTGATTATGTGTATGAACTCAGATAATGAACAAATTGATGATCAGACTCCTCTATAAATCACTGAATAACCACCACCTTACAACACCCCTTTCAAAGGAgcgagtgactcatttctaaatTCTAACCGAAGATAGGATCTGGCTT
This DNA window, taken from Salvia splendens isolate huo1 chromosome 18, SspV2, whole genome shotgun sequence, encodes the following:
- the LOC121777730 gene encoding 1-aminocyclopropane-1-carboxylate oxidase homolog 1-like — its product is MASSIYNTRETEVKAFDETKTGVKGLIDSGITQVPRIFINPQIDPNQALISSVNAQLEFPLLDLEGVGDDPIKRKAVVDAVLEASETWGFFQVINHGIPEAVLEDMIDGVRRFFGQDDEERKKWYTRDLKKSRVAYNSNFDLYTAPSANWRDTVFCKMAPNLPQPDQLPAVCSDIMIEYTKQVLKLGRSLFQLLSEALGLKADHLVDMKCADGVAMLMHYYPECPQPELTLGASKHADSDFLTVLLTDQVRGLQVLYQNQWVDVPLVAGALVVNIGDLLQLVTNDRFVSAEHRVLVNSSCPRVSVACFFRDNSIRSTELYRPIEELVSEDNPARYMATTLAEYITHVHSKGLDGTSALSHFRV